Proteins encoded by one window of Polaribacter haliotis:
- a CDS encoding MarR family winged helix-turn-helix transcriptional regulator, translated as MTLSIFAKVKEKQVHIDFENSIGPWLGRTGKITDYFIQESFKLNNLDLTKEQMIVLKKLNDQDGLNQNELAFLTLRNKSSLTRLLTKMEGKKYIFRKQSKEDKRIKNVYLTEFGKEVFENTKPVIQNIISTMEQNITVEEKQQIIKIFKKIQTNFCSTAEHI; from the coding sequence ATGACTTTGTCTATTTTTGCGAAAGTGAAAGAAAAGCAAGTACATATCGATTTTGAAAATTCTATTGGGCCTTGGTTGGGTAGAACAGGTAAAATAACAGATTATTTTATTCAGGAATCGTTTAAATTAAACAATCTAGATCTTACAAAAGAACAAATGATAGTTCTTAAAAAATTAAATGATCAAGACGGTTTAAATCAAAACGAATTGGCTTTTTTAACGTTAAGAAATAAGTCTTCATTAACGCGTTTGCTTACTAAAATGGAAGGAAAAAAATATATTTTTAGAAAACAAAGTAAAGAAGATAAGCGAATTAAAAATGTGTACTTAACGGAATTCGGAAAAGAGGTTTTTGAAAACACCAAACCGGTTATTCAAAATATAATATCTACAATGGAGCAAAATATAACTGTAGAAGAAAAACAACAAATAATAAAAATATTTAAAAAAATACAAACTAATTTCTGCTCAACTGCAGAACACATTTAA